A single Gambusia affinis linkage group LG22, SWU_Gaff_1.0, whole genome shotgun sequence DNA region contains:
- the znf513a gene encoding zinc finger protein 513a isoform X2: MPRKKQQNPQPVKLDSEDGVAADAPGNLPLDTDFLLEQDLVFDDADHDRILGLEKFAEVAAEIGFSVCPLGDEESSSYSQLSMESETDNSRSTGDNRRESQSRGTQSEPTFPPYLSCRGCGQLRDEPLGPGMDLVGPYCLRCCKASREAKSSDFCSPFGSGGGIRSGLQIRADSQPDCEGLGNGVGDKEELSAEDRLLKQHSCHLCGFSSRYANHVKRHMKTHNGEKPFNCPLCTYASAQLVNLQRHLRIHTGEKPYKCDTCAFACSSLGNLKRHQRMHVPNLSQMHSAVVGQDAPPQPVCGHNSLKRPGSEQRPNEEVSGASVSEVARPTSNLSLGAQNSDYLSVFDNLKGASPPPIPASNPAPGHQPPSLLEMTGSGSSRTTRGAVAESAALPTPLFPFTCRLCGVVLEDEDGSSAQICAKCTLEMLTKDSSSSPNSPGERSDKVYTCAACPFLTHYPNHLARHMKTHSGEKPYKCPQCDYASAHFDNLKRHHRVHTGEKPYKCHLCDYACGNLANLKRHQRVHSGAKPFQCPVCSYSCNQSMNLKRHMLRHTGEKPYKCQECGYTTGHWDNYKRHQKKHGVATDGWVKVPMIGTDVEEDRRKVMGGSIQTHRKEVGADMQYMPREPGAGCTLKLQT, encoded by the exons AtgccaagaaaaaaacagcagaatccACAGCCAGTCAAGT TGGATTCTGAAGATGGTGTAGCTGCTGACGCTCCTGGAAACCTTCCCCTAGACACAGACTTCCTTCTAGAACAAGACCTTGTGTTTGATGATGCAGATCACGACAGAATTCTAGGCTTGGAAAAGTTTGCAG aagtAGCTGCTGAGATCGGTTTCTCCGTGTGTCCTCTGGGTGATGAGGAGAGCTCTTCCTACAGCCAGCTCAGTATGGAAAGTGAAACGGACAACTCGCGCAGCACAGGTGACAACAGGAGGGAAAGCCAGAGCCGAGGGACTCAATCCGAGCCAACTTTTCCTCCCTACCTGTCCTGTAGGGGCTGCGGACAGCTCCGCGACGAACCTCTCGGCCCGGGCATGGACCTGGTTGGGCCTTACTGCCTTCGGTGTTGCAAAGCCTCCAGGGAGGCGAAAAGCTCAGACTTCTGCTCTCCTTTCGGGAGCGGCGGCGGGATTCGCTCCGGTTTGCAGATTCGTGCGGATTCCCAGCCTGATTGTGAGGGCTTGGGGAACGGGGTGGGTGACAAGGAAGAACTGTCTGCTGAGGACAGACTGCTCAAGCAGCACTCGTGCCACCTCTGTGGCTTCTCCTCTCGCTATGCCAACCACGTGAAGCGTCACATGAAGACGCACAATGGGGAGAAGCCCTTCAACTGCCCTCTGTGCACTTACGCCTCAGCCCAGCTGGTGAACCTGCAGAGACACTTGCGCATCCACACTGGGGAGAAACCCTACAAATGTGACACGTGCGCGTTTGCCTGCAGTTCCCTCGGAAACCTCAAGAGGCACCAGCGCATGCATGTGCCTAATTTGTCCCAGATGCACTCTGCAGTGGTGGGACAGGACGCCCCACCTCAACCTGTGTGTGGCCACAATAGCCTGAAGAGACCTGGGAGTGAGCAAAGACCCAATGAGGAAGTGTCTGGTGCTTCAG TCTCTGAGGTTGCAAGGCCAACCTCTAATCTGAGTTTGGGGGCCCAGAACAGTGACTACCTGTCGGTCTTTGATAACTTGAAGGGAGCATCTCCACCCCCTATCCCTGCTTCCAACCCAGCTCCTGGCCACCAGCCTCCCTCTCTGCTGGAGATGACCGGCAGCGGTAGCAGCAGGACTACTCGAGGGGCCGTGGCAGAAAGTGCGGCGCTCCCTACTCCACTTTTCCCTTTTACTTGCCGGCTATGCGGGGTCGTCTTGGAGGACGAGGACGGCTCTTCGGCCCAGATTTGTGCCAAGTGTACCCTTGAAATGCTGACCAAGGACTCCTCATCGTCTCCCAACAGCCCCGGTGAGCGCAGTGACAAGGTCTACACCTGCGCCGCCTGCCCCTTCCTCACCCACTACCCCAATCACTTGGCGCGCCACATGAAGACTCACAGCGGCGAGAAGCCGTACAAGTGCCCCCAGTGCGACTACGCCTCAGCGCACTTTGACAACCTCAAGCGCCACCACAGGGTGCACACGGGAGAAAAGCCCTACAAGTGCCATCTGTGCGACTACGCCTGCGGAAACCTGGCCAACCTCAAGCGGCACCAGCGCGTCCACTCGGGCGCCAAGCCCTTCCAGTGCCCCGTGTGCAGCTATAGCTGCAACCAGAGCATGAACCTGAAGCGGCACATGCTGCGGCACACCGGCGAGAAGCCGTACAAGTGTCAGGAGTGCGGCTACACCACCGGCCACTGGGACAACTACAAAAGACACCAGAAAAAACATGGCGTGGCCACTGACGGCTGGGTGAAAGTCCCCATGATTGGCACCGACGTAGAGGAGGACAGGAGGAAAGTGATGGGAGGCAGCATTCAGACTCACAGAAAAGAAGTTGGAGCTGATATGCAGTACATGCCACGGGAGCCGGGGGCCGGCTGTACACTCAAGCTGCAAACTTAA
- the znf513a gene encoding zinc finger protein 513a isoform X1, with protein MKNTINCLSLSPQPMKTWRIYRCRVFEEIFFSSNEQFTAARNLSPRLEYLRYLVDSEDGVAADAPGNLPLDTDFLLEQDLVFDDADHDRILGLEKFAEVAAEIGFSVCPLGDEESSSYSQLSMESETDNSRSTGDNRRESQSRGTQSEPTFPPYLSCRGCGQLRDEPLGPGMDLVGPYCLRCCKASREAKSSDFCSPFGSGGGIRSGLQIRADSQPDCEGLGNGVGDKEELSAEDRLLKQHSCHLCGFSSRYANHVKRHMKTHNGEKPFNCPLCTYASAQLVNLQRHLRIHTGEKPYKCDTCAFACSSLGNLKRHQRMHVPNLSQMHSAVVGQDAPPQPVCGHNSLKRPGSEQRPNEEVSGASVSEVARPTSNLSLGAQNSDYLSVFDNLKGASPPPIPASNPAPGHQPPSLLEMTGSGSSRTTRGAVAESAALPTPLFPFTCRLCGVVLEDEDGSSAQICAKCTLEMLTKDSSSSPNSPGERSDKVYTCAACPFLTHYPNHLARHMKTHSGEKPYKCPQCDYASAHFDNLKRHHRVHTGEKPYKCHLCDYACGNLANLKRHQRVHSGAKPFQCPVCSYSCNQSMNLKRHMLRHTGEKPYKCQECGYTTGHWDNYKRHQKKHGVATDGWVKVPMIGTDVEEDRRKVMGGSIQTHRKEVGADMQYMPREPGAGCTLKLQT; from the exons ATGAAAAATACCATTAATTGCCTTTCTTTGTCACCGCAGCCCATGAAAACATGGCGGATCTACAGATGTCGGGTGTTTGAGGAAATATTCTTCTCGTCTAATGAACAATTTACCGCAGCTAGAAACCTTTCCCCTCGACTGGAATATTTACGGTATCTAG TGGATTCTGAAGATGGTGTAGCTGCTGACGCTCCTGGAAACCTTCCCCTAGACACAGACTTCCTTCTAGAACAAGACCTTGTGTTTGATGATGCAGATCACGACAGAATTCTAGGCTTGGAAAAGTTTGCAG aagtAGCTGCTGAGATCGGTTTCTCCGTGTGTCCTCTGGGTGATGAGGAGAGCTCTTCCTACAGCCAGCTCAGTATGGAAAGTGAAACGGACAACTCGCGCAGCACAGGTGACAACAGGAGGGAAAGCCAGAGCCGAGGGACTCAATCCGAGCCAACTTTTCCTCCCTACCTGTCCTGTAGGGGCTGCGGACAGCTCCGCGACGAACCTCTCGGCCCGGGCATGGACCTGGTTGGGCCTTACTGCCTTCGGTGTTGCAAAGCCTCCAGGGAGGCGAAAAGCTCAGACTTCTGCTCTCCTTTCGGGAGCGGCGGCGGGATTCGCTCCGGTTTGCAGATTCGTGCGGATTCCCAGCCTGATTGTGAGGGCTTGGGGAACGGGGTGGGTGACAAGGAAGAACTGTCTGCTGAGGACAGACTGCTCAAGCAGCACTCGTGCCACCTCTGTGGCTTCTCCTCTCGCTATGCCAACCACGTGAAGCGTCACATGAAGACGCACAATGGGGAGAAGCCCTTCAACTGCCCTCTGTGCACTTACGCCTCAGCCCAGCTGGTGAACCTGCAGAGACACTTGCGCATCCACACTGGGGAGAAACCCTACAAATGTGACACGTGCGCGTTTGCCTGCAGTTCCCTCGGAAACCTCAAGAGGCACCAGCGCATGCATGTGCCTAATTTGTCCCAGATGCACTCTGCAGTGGTGGGACAGGACGCCCCACCTCAACCTGTGTGTGGCCACAATAGCCTGAAGAGACCTGGGAGTGAGCAAAGACCCAATGAGGAAGTGTCTGGTGCTTCAG TCTCTGAGGTTGCAAGGCCAACCTCTAATCTGAGTTTGGGGGCCCAGAACAGTGACTACCTGTCGGTCTTTGATAACTTGAAGGGAGCATCTCCACCCCCTATCCCTGCTTCCAACCCAGCTCCTGGCCACCAGCCTCCCTCTCTGCTGGAGATGACCGGCAGCGGTAGCAGCAGGACTACTCGAGGGGCCGTGGCAGAAAGTGCGGCGCTCCCTACTCCACTTTTCCCTTTTACTTGCCGGCTATGCGGGGTCGTCTTGGAGGACGAGGACGGCTCTTCGGCCCAGATTTGTGCCAAGTGTACCCTTGAAATGCTGACCAAGGACTCCTCATCGTCTCCCAACAGCCCCGGTGAGCGCAGTGACAAGGTCTACACCTGCGCCGCCTGCCCCTTCCTCACCCACTACCCCAATCACTTGGCGCGCCACATGAAGACTCACAGCGGCGAGAAGCCGTACAAGTGCCCCCAGTGCGACTACGCCTCAGCGCACTTTGACAACCTCAAGCGCCACCACAGGGTGCACACGGGAGAAAAGCCCTACAAGTGCCATCTGTGCGACTACGCCTGCGGAAACCTGGCCAACCTCAAGCGGCACCAGCGCGTCCACTCGGGCGCCAAGCCCTTCCAGTGCCCCGTGTGCAGCTATAGCTGCAACCAGAGCATGAACCTGAAGCGGCACATGCTGCGGCACACCGGCGAGAAGCCGTACAAGTGTCAGGAGTGCGGCTACACCACCGGCCACTGGGACAACTACAAAAGACACCAGAAAAAACATGGCGTGGCCACTGACGGCTGGGTGAAAGTCCCCATGATTGGCACCGACGTAGAGGAGGACAGGAGGAAAGTGATGGGAGGCAGCATTCAGACTCACAGAAAAGAAGTTGGAGCTGATATGCAGTACATGCCACGGGAGCCGGGGGCCGGCTGTACACTCAAGCTGCAAACTTAA